In Actinopolyspora saharensis, the genomic window TGGTGAACTGCTTCTTGAATTCCGTGACGGCGTCGTCGATGGCCTTGGCCCCGTCGTCGGAGAGCTTCTTGCTCTCGACGATGTCCTTGAGCACGGTTTCCTGGTTGCGCCGCATGTGCGCCAGGAACTCCGTCTCGAAGCGGGCCACGTCACCGGTCGGCAGATCGTCCAGCAGGCCCTTGGTGCCGAGGTAGAGGGAAACGACCTCCTCCTCGACCGGGAAGGGAACCCCCTCGCCCTGTTTGAGGACCTCCATCAGCCGGGCACCGCGGTCCAGCTGGGCCTTGGAGGCTGCGTCCAGGTCCGAGGCGAACGCGGAGAACGCCTCCAGCTCGCGGTACTGCGCCAGCTCGATCTTCAGCGAACCGGTGACGCTCTTCATCGCCTTGATCTGCGCGGAACCGCCGACACGCGAGACCGAGGTGCCCACGTCGATCGCCGGCCGCTGACCGGAGTTGAACAGATCGGACTGCAGGAAGCACTGCCCGTCGGTGATGGAGATGACGTTGGTCGGGATGTAGGCCGACACGTCGTTGGCCTTGGTCTCGATGATCGGGAGCCCGGTCATCGAACCGCCACCCTGCTCGTCGGAGAGCTTCGCGCAGCGCTCCAGCAGCCGGGAGTGCAGGTAGAAGACGTCACCGGGGAAGGCCTCACGCCCCGGGGGACGCCGCAGCAGCAGCGAGATGGCCCGGTAGGCCTCGGCCTGCTTGGTCAGGTCGTCGAACACGATCAGGACGTGCTTGCCCTGCCACATCCAGTGCTGCCCGAGGGCGGAGCCCCCGTAGGGCGCCAGCCACTTCAGCCCCGGGGAGTCGGCGGCGGGAGCGGCCACGATGGTGGTGTACTCCATCGCGCCGGCCTCCTGAAGGGCGCGCTGCGTCCCCGCGATGGTCGAGCCCTTCTGGCCGATCGCGACGTAGATGCAGCGCACCTGCTTCTCGGGGTCGCCGCTGTCCCAGTTGCTCTTCTGGTTGATGATCGTGTCAGTGGCGATCGTGGTCTTGCCGGTCTTGCGGTCACCGATGATCAACTGCCGCTGCCCGCGGCCGATCGGGGTCATCGAGTCGAT contains:
- the atpA gene encoding F0F1 ATP synthase subunit alpha; amino-acid sequence: MAELTISSDEIRSAIEKYVSSYSPEVSREEVGVVTDTGDGIAHVEGLPSVMTEELLEFPGGIYGVAMNLEAQSIGAVILGQADQIEEGQEVRRTGRVMSVPVGDNFLGRVVNPVGEPIDGLGEIEAEKERELELQAASVVQRQGVNEPLQTGIKAIDSMTPIGRGQRQLIIGDRKTGKTTIATDTIINQKSNWDSGDPEKQVRCIYVAIGQKGSTIAGTQRALQEAGAMEYTTIVAAPAADSPGLKWLAPYGGSALGQHWMWQGKHVLIVFDDLTKQAEAYRAISLLLRRPPGREAFPGDVFYLHSRLLERCAKLSDEQGGGSMTGLPIIETKANDVSAYIPTNVISITDGQCFLQSDLFNSGQRPAIDVGTSVSRVGGSAQIKAMKSVTGSLKIELAQYRELEAFSAFASDLDAASKAQLDRGARLMEVLKQGEGVPFPVEEEVVSLYLGTKGLLDDLPTGDVARFETEFLAHMRRNQETVLKDIVESKKLSDDGAKAIDDAVTEFKKQFTTSEGGAVLPQHEETGTVDADQVEQETVKVNRPASGDSEK